The Halotia branconii CENA392 region TTTGCCGCAACTGGTTAATAAAAATTACTGTACAACCAGATTTACCTATATTACCAGTAATTTTTCGTAAAGCTTGACTCATTAATCGCGCTTGCAGACCAACATGAGTATCACCCATATCGCCTTCAATTTCGGCACGGGGAACCAGCGCTGCTACGGAGTCAATCACGACAATGTCAACAGCGGCGGAACGAACTAACTGATCGACAATTTCTAATGCTGATTCGCCGGTGTCAGGTTGAGAAACTAGTAAATTTTCAATGTCTACACCTAAAGCCGCAGCGTAAGTAGGGTCAAGGGCATGTTCAGCATCAACAAAAGCAGCAATCCCGCCATTTTTTTGCACTTCAGCGAGGGCGTGTAGTGCTACTGTAGTTTTCCCGGAACTTTCAGGCCCATAAATCTCAATCACCCTTCCTTTGGGTAAACCGCCACCCAATGCCAAATCCAACGTCAGCGCCCCAGTAGAGATCGTCTCCACCCGCATCCGGGTAGCATCGCCTAGGCGCATGATTGCTCCTTTGCCGAAGCTGCGTTCAATTTGGTTGAGTACTATATTTAACGCTTTTTGCTTGCCAGAAGTATCGGTGTTGATAGCCATTCCTGCCTCTAATGCCTCTAAAAATATATGGATTAAGGAGTGTTGCTTTGGAAGTTTGAGTAGAACAGATATACTATTTTAGCCAGAAAATTCTAGAATAGGACTTCTCAAATTAAAAAGGAAGTGTGACAAGATCCTAACCTGAACGCTACCTGATTGGAGTAATCCTGCACTATGATACCAACTTGAATTTAGAGATAGCTTGTTTTGGGCAAGAAAGTAAAGAATTATCCCAAAAGCAGTGTATCTATTTTAGATTGCTTTATTTTGAGCAGAGAAAAGCCGAGCTACCATTGCGGCGCGAGATGAAACTTCTAATTTACGAAACATCCGTTTTAAGGCTTGTTTGACAGAATTTTCTTGAATCCAAAGAGTAGAACCGATTTCAGCATTCGTAAGACCTTGTGCTACTAGTTCGGCAATTTGTAGCTCACGGGAGGTTAGCCGATGCTGAGATAAGTTATCTTCTAAATATGCACGCGATCGCACTGTTGCCAGCCAAGTGGATAAATGTAAACATAATCCACTCAGATCAGCAAGATTTTGTGTATCAAAGGCAGCAGTACCTCGAATGCGGGTAAAGCCAACAACACCGACAAGGCAACCATTGCTGACAATTGGCCCAGCCATCACATGCCAATGATCAAGACGAGGACAAATCAACTTCCATGCCTTTGGTGTTAATACTAAAGCTTCGTGAACAGGAGCATGATGCTCAACTAGATAGCGCACTACTGGATTATGCTCTACAGATAACCCCACTTCCAATAGACTCTGGAAACTGCTGTTAGCAAGAGGAAGCTGATCCCAGAAAAAAATTCCCCAACGATTAGCAGCAAAATAATTACCGATGCTATCCATAATCTGCGATCGCAAATCTTGTTCATTTTGCGTTTGGGCGATCGCTTGAAATATGGACTGCAAAGAATTGGTTATCATCTTGTTGCCAAGTATACTCTTTCGAGGACTAGATTAGCCGATAAATCAACCATATATTACCTCAATACCTCTATCAAAATTATAAAAATATGTTCAAGTATGCCCATCTTGAAGCACTTGTTAATTGCCAGTGGGTTATGAACCATCTCAACGATCCTAAAGTTCGCATCATCGAAGCAGACATCAGTCCCGAAGCTTACAATAACGCACATATTCCCAATGCAGTTTTCTGGAACATATTGAGTGATTTGTTACTTCCCGATTACCGCATCAATTTTGATACCACTGCCTGGGAAAAACTGTTAGCACGTTCTGGTGTTAG contains the following coding sequences:
- the recA gene encoding recombinase RecA, with protein sequence MAINTDTSGKQKALNIVLNQIERSFGKGAIMRLGDATRMRVETISTGALTLDLALGGGLPKGRVIEIYGPESSGKTTVALHALAEVQKNGGIAAFVDAEHALDPTYAAALGVDIENLLVSQPDTGESALEIVDQLVRSAAVDIVVIDSVAALVPRAEIEGDMGDTHVGLQARLMSQALRKITGNIGKSGCTVIFINQLRQKIGVTYGSPETTTGGNALKFYASVRLDIRRIQTLKKGTDEFGNRVKVKVAKNKVAPPFRIAEFDIIFGKGVSTLGCLVDLAEETSVIVRKGAWYSYNGDNISQGRDNAIKYLEEKPEFAEQIKELVRQKLDMGAVVSANSVAKSNEEEDDDEDNLEEEE
- a CDS encoding LuxR C-terminal-related transcriptional regulator is translated as MTNSLQSIFQAIAQTQNEQDLRSQIMDSIGNYFAANRWGIFFWDQLPLANSSFQSLLEVGLSVEHNPVVRYLVEHHAPVHEALVLTPKAWKLICPRLDHWHVMAGPIVSNGCLVGVVGFTRIRGTAAFDTQNLADLSGLCLHLSTWLATVRSRAYLEDNLSQHRLTSRELQIAELVAQGLTNAEIGSTLWIQENSVKQALKRMFRKLEVSSRAAMVARLFSAQNKAI